The Alnus glutinosa chromosome 1, dhAlnGlut1.1, whole genome shotgun sequence region TGCATAAATTCATTTATGATTTAAAGCAGGCCCCTCGAGCATGGTTCACAcgtctctcccaatctctcctGGATATTGGTTTCACCGGTTCTCAATTAGATCCATCTCTCTAGTCTCTTCACATATCATGCTAACCACCTTCACATCTTCCTTTTAGTTTATGTGGATGATATAATTCTCAGTGGAAATCTCAAGAATACCATGTCATGGGTTGTCAGCAAGCTTAAACTTTACTTTGCTATCAAGGACCTTGGCGAACTTAGTTACTTTCTTGGTATTCAAGCTACCAGGACAATGCTAACCTTCATCTTCGCCAATCTAAGTACATTCTTGACCTACTGGATCGCACACAGATGACCGAATCTAAGCCCTATCTAGCTCATTGTGTTGCCGGCACAAAAATGTCCAAATATGATGGCGAGCCTCTATTTAATCCCACCATCTACCGCCACATTGTTGGAGCACTTCAGTACGTGACACTCATTAGACTAGAAATTGCTTATTCGGTCAACCAATTGTGTCAACACATGCATGCCCCCACAACTACTCATTTCACAGCAGCCAAACGGGTCCTACGATACGTCAAGAGTTCCATTGATCATGGACTTCAATACAACAAAGGTCCCATTACCATCATTACCTATTGTGACTCGGATTGGGCAGGGAATCCTGATGACAGGCGATCTACCTCCGGTTTTGGTATCTTTCTTAGCTCCAACCTCATTTCTTGGTCAGCCAAGAAGCAACACATTGTCTCCATATCAAGCATAGAAGCCGAGTATCGAGCATTATCCTTGGCTACTGTAGAAATGTACTGGCTACACATGTTGCTTAAAGAACTTTAAGTCACACTTCCATCTCCACCAATTCTTTGGTGTGACAACTCGGTAGCCCTTGCTCTTGCCTCCAATCCAGTTCACCATGCCCGCATCAAGCATGTTGAAGTTGACATCCACTTTGTTTGGGAAAAAGTTACTAACCGGGACATTCAACTCCGATATCTTTCAACTCTTGATCAATTAGCAGATGTCTTCACTAAAGGTCACATGGCTACCAGATTTTGCTTCCTCCGTGACAAACTGATGGTCCTTCCCCCCATCAGTTTGCTGGGGGGGTGTTAAGGAAGCAATTCCAGTTGAAGAAGAGAGTCGAGTTGTAGAGGAAAAACAAGTGCTACCGAGTAACGGCTTCTGTTTATGTTTTTCCTCTTCTGTTACTCCCTTGAAGTCAGCATGCTCACAATCCCAAGACAGCAGGTGATCGATTCTCAGCAGCCTAGAGCAGACTTGCAGCACGATTCTCTCCATGAATCCTGCTGCATTTCACACCTCCATGTTTCCCAGTTGACTCACGGCTCCTCAAACTCAACAACATCTTTTTCCTGTTTTGTTTCATCTCACATGTTTCTCTTGATGAAAAGTATTGTACTTATTTTCCTAAACAAGTGTACATTGATCAATATAAATAGAACACATTCTTCCTGGTTTTGGTCATGCAACCAAACCAATTCCTTAGTTTTTCAACATGAACCTCATTTCATTCCGCTATGCTAGTTCTGATACCATTCGGCAAAAAGCTGTCTGAAAAAATTGATGTCCTCACCAAAACCCACACCTGTGATTTAGTCGACTTACGTCTAGGGAAAACTATAGTAAGATGCAAGTGGGTCTATAAGATTGAGACAAAATCATATAGCACGGTTGAAAGTTGTAAAGGATGTCTTGTAGCAATGGAGTTCAACCAGGAGTATGGTATTGCTTTTGAGGAGACCTTTGCACTGGTGGCTCGATTTACTTATGTTCGGTCTCTGTCATAGTTGCATCTGTGCAACACTCTTTTAGATGGAACTGAAGAATGTCTTCCTTAATGGGGATCTTGCCGAAAAAGTCTATATACAGCCTCCTCCTAGGTATGCTCATCCTCCTTATAAGGTTTGTAGACTTAGACAGACACTATATGGGCTAAAACAAGCTTCAGAGCTTGTTTTGCCAAATTCAGCTTGACCTCACAACTTGGGTTTGTCTGTAGTCTCTATGGCTCTGCTCTTTACGTCTGTAACACTGTCGTTGGTATCATTCTTCTCttgttatatgttgatgatatgattATCATCGGGGATGATACTATTGGCATTTGTGAGCTTTAGCATCTTTTGAGTCAATAACTTGAGATGAAGGACTTGGACTTCCTTAGTTACTTTCTTCGTTTAGAGGTCTCTTTAGCTTCAAATGGATACTCTCTTAGGCCAAATATGCCTTTGATCTTCTCCTACAAGTCAAGCTAACCACTAATGGACAACAAAATTGTTGACAGTTCTCTCGAGTTGAACACCAAACTTTGGGCTACCTATGGTGAGTTACTTCCTAATGCTACTCTCCGCAAGCAATTTGTTGGCAGCCTCATCTACCTCACAGTCATCAACCAAATCTTTATGCGGTTCACTTAGCCAATGTATGACCACACCATGCTCTGTTCGCTACACGACTGTTCTCGGATCCTCGCTATGTGAAAGGCACCCTCTTCCATAGTCTTCATTTTTTCATCTCCGTCCTTAAATCTACGAATGTATTAAGATGTTAATTGGACAGGTGGCCCCACTGATCATCCTCATTTCTTGACGCGACCAAAAAACTGTTTGTAGTTGCTCGTTCCAGTACCGAGGCTAAATACTGTGCACTTACTGACGCTACCTCTGAACTTTTATGGCTCTGCTGGTTACTACAAGACATGGGTGTATCGCAGAATACTAGCTGCCCAATCTACTCTCTCAATCGAGATTGACTTCCATTTTGTGTCATCATCTATAGCTGGGAACTCTCCGCCTCTGTCCTAGTTGATCAATTAGCTGATGTGTTTACTAAAACCCATCCTTTTCGACGTTTTCATACGCTTGTTTCCAAActcaaaatgatttttatagcaccaccttgagtttgcaggGATGTTAAAATATCCTTGGGATTTCTAACATAATTACCTGCACCAGATGAGATTTCTGGCCTTGATTGCCTATAATTAATATCATgatattttccttatttataATGTAATTATGTAGGGGATTTTATTCTCTTTACTCCTTTTATTTTGTACATTGTATCAATAGGTCATCTTTCACTATAAATAGACATACTCCTTGTATAGTTAGAacacacaaaaacaatacaGTTCACTTCTCCacatctctcttttttctttctttctacagtCTCGAAGTTAGACAACACTATTcgattgagaaaaaaatttctgTATCAGGTAACTCAAAATGTTTAATAACTCCATTGAatactttattaataaaattcaatGATTGGAAATTAGTTTTTTCTTCCCCTGTTTCGTAAAACAGTTTCTACTACTTGTGAAGCGAAACTTACAAATACATAATTTACACTCAAAGCAATTCTCCTGATATATCAAGGAGATAGGCTCAACCTTGTCGAAACTGCTAAGCCGTTTGTTTATTGAGCATGCTTTCTCTCTAAATTTAGGTAACAACTCAACTTTGGCAAAACTGCTAGCTCAGGGTAAGTGTTGGGGCTGATCAGGGAGAACTACTTGACCTTGCCTAAAATGGGTATTTCATGTGTGTAAAGACATGCCCTTTCTAAGTTTAGGTGGAATTTGAACTTAGGCAAAACTTAGGAAAATTGCAAGATCTATTAATGGATTTAGTGTGCCTTGTTATTGCAAAGAGATGGATTTTATGGTACTAGTGAGATGATCAATAACCTTGTACTTAAAAATtgctaggttttttttttttctggattttGATATACAAAAGGGGCTCTTTATGTCCCTGCtcaatttctttgattttatggATTCTAGACGTTCTAAATGCTGCATGTCTTTGATTGTTTGACTTATTTGTGTAATGTCATATTTGGCTTTCTTAGTAATACATGTTATTTATCATCATGGTGATGGGAGTATAGCATTTAAGGGCTTTCTTAGTAATACATCTTAGTAATACAAGTACATAATAGATTGCTGTCACTGACTAACATGTATTTGGTATTTGAACCTCCACTTAATGAGAGAAAACAGTAAATCAATGCTAGCTTTGGACGACGAACAAACTTCTCTTATGGAAGTCTTCATTGGGAACAGTTCTGGCATCATAATGGTGTCGATGATGCTGAGTTTTCtcaggggaaaaaaagaaaagaaaagaaaagaaagtgacgcaaaagttttcttttttaaaaaattattaaaacaaagtttTCTGTCACTGCATATATGAATTAGGTGTAATATTCGTCTTCTACCCTGCAAGGAGGGCAGGTACGACCTTATTACAAGGACCGCTGTGTCTGATACATAATGGTTAACTACTAAGTTTCTTGTCAACAGAGCTACCAACCAGAATATGCAAGTCAACAATCACAAGTGGAGCTACTAAAACTAGTACAACAGTAACTATTCTTTCCTTATATATTTGCTCTTCCTAAATGAATAATGCGTTATAGTTGATGGACTCAAAATAAAATGTCGCATCTTTAGGGAGCTCAAAGGGCCAAATATGGAGCAGTTGAGTGTGACTGACCTTGCGCAACTGGAGAAAAAGCTTAATGCTGCGCTCATGTACACGAGAACTAGAAAGGTCAGTTGTCTTTTTCCAATGAAGATTATAAACTGTTACATTATGTAAACCCTTGAGTGTTGCATCTAGAACATGGAATGCTGGCAAACCATAAAACTCATTAAGAGCTGTAGTACCATATGAATTTCAATTGTTCTATTAGTTTTGAATGGTGGCAGCTATTTGACAGCTGATAATTGCACACCGAAAATAACTAAACTAACTCCACTTAGGGCAGGAGAATACACAGATTGGCTACGAAATATACTCTCTGCCTATAGCAAATGGAACCAAACTCCTACTCCAAAACAATCCCCTAATCTTAATCCTATTGAAACTAAACTATTGCTCATCAAAGCTTATTGATTCCTGCAAGGACTCTTCTAGACAAATCCTACTCCAAACCTGCTTCTGCCAATATTTGCTTCTGAACATCTTGTGGTCTAACCGCTGCTACCTTCAAAATCTAGCATCTGTGTGTTGCTTCAACCTAGAAAGTCAGATACTAGATGCTGTGTTTGGGCGCATGGCTTTCTATTTAGCAGCACCCTAGGGTTCAGGCAGATATTGCAATGCACTATGCAAACTCTACCAGCTTATCCACTTGTTTtcttatatacaaaaaaaatctccatcATCACGAGCAAGGTCATAAGTACACTGTATGATATAAGCAGGTAAAGCAAGTCATGTAGCCAGATCTATCTTGTTCCAAATATTGTTGAACACATAAATTATCGTAATTTCTGTGATTACATGAAACCAGAGCATTTTATACAGCCTACAACAATTTCCTTCGTTAATCTGTTCTTTGTAGTCTAGCCAAATGTCTTTGGCTTTTATACTGTAGTAACAATTCTTAGGCTTGTTGTACTATCTAGTTAACGGTTGAAACATAAGGAATGTGTCAGAGATTCTTCCttgggtactttttttttttttcacttgtcaaaaaatttcttaccgTAGGAACATTTTTCACTTCTTCTCCCCTACTATCAGGGCATCTGCTCGTAATATTAAGGGATCCATGCAGCTTTAAGATTTAATCACCAATAGTCACATGTAACTTCAATCATTGTAGGTAACATCTCCTAGTCATGTTAGTACTGTCTAGCTAACTACATTGAGTGAAAATAATGTGTTTAATTctttctagtattttttttttataagtaattaacCTCAAGAGGAGGAGGGGGAAGAAAATATTCAAACTAGTGACTACCGCTTCATGAGGTGTAGTTTCCAGCTGATTCAGCTATCCCTTGGGGTAATTCCTTGTGGTATTACTGACTAGAAGACAAAATCTGATGAATGCCTATTTTAAATAAGTTCCATTATGAATAACTTACTAAACTATGTCCTCAAGATCTATAGCCAAATCTCCATTAGGGAAAATTATACAGCACGGAATTCTGCCTGCACAAGAAAGTATCATTTGACCTAAGATTCCATCTGGACAAGTTGTATTGCTATTCCTAttcattattgttatttttttttcagacacAGCTGATGATGGAGTCCATAATTAGCCTTCATGAAAAGGTATGCAATTGACATTGTTCCTTTGGGATATTTACTTGTCAGACCTCATTATTTGATGTTAATTACTCAACTTGAATCTTGAAGGAAAAGTTCCCTCTTAGATTTTTGTGAATCCTCAAAAGGTTAATGTGATGGGATGAACTAAGTTCTCTTATAAGCTGGATCACAGTTGCTTGTTATAAGATATTGATTACCATTTCAGAAGAAAGTTAAGAAAGTTTCATCTTATACTTGAAACTTTCACTGCATCACATCTATCTAATCCTGCAGTTAGCTGATTGCTTAAGTCGGCAAGGCTTGAACAATGTCTCCTCTGGGTTTTATAAGAAATTATGACCACTTGATCGTTTTTGGTtttaaccccaaggggttggctcaagtggtaaaggTCTTGGTCTTTGTAGTAGTCCCATGATATCTAAGGTTCGAATCCACTTGGATGCAAACATTTCATTGAAGCCAGCCCACCGACAAAGCAGGAATATTATCCGATCCGTGTGGAATGGACGCTTTACACATGCCTGAGGTTTACCTGACAGgagtgggtacacgaagtgtCCCTACCTTTGAGAGGTTCTTcgtcattagaaaaaaaatccaggcccaaattttttgaaattccccCCCTGCTTCTACTTCAAAACGTTTGGGTCATTTGTACTTTCTATGAAACCATGAAATTAATGgttcttacaatatcatagtgGAAGACCAAAATAGAGCTGTATATCCAATTGTCCCTCTCAATACTCCTCTACTCCTCTACTTTATATCATTCTTGAACCCATCAGACCGGTCAAAATCTTGGTGGTTTAATCTATTCCAAGAATTTGGAGATATGCTATTAACAAACTTGGTTGTGGATTGTCTGGTTAAGTTATTAGATCCACCATGATTCATTTGTAGTAATCAACTTGAGAATCTAGTTCAAACTCATGCATATGCTATTGACCTGGTGGTGCTCCCCCTAGGTCATTTGGTAGGATGAATCTGAAACACCTAAGATTGGCACCTTGCAGGACTAGATCTGATACAACTGTCTGCTGTGGATTTAACCATGACTGATACTACTTGCAAGCCTTTGTAGCATATGCCCAAATGTTCGCTGCATATCAATTGCAGCACCAACCATAGTATTGAACTAGAGACgattttcaaattaaaacattggtgaatctttttttttcctgctgaGTGACTTGTATGGCTAATCTAACTCAGTATGATATCCTTCATAATTGTACTTAACACAGATGAAGTATTAGATCCTTGTGTCTGCAACGTTGGAGTAGAATTAATTTACAATATTGGGTGGTGAAGTAATCTAGAAGCATATTGGGTAATGGAAGCTGATCTGCTTCTTAAATGATCTAACCATGCCTACTCCTTTGGATTACCCTGTCTCTGACCAACTTTCAGATTAGGGATTTAAAGCTGCAGCCTAGGCAATTAATAGAACATCGTGAAGAGGCAGCATTGAGTTcaaattttgacatgaaagaAACGAACTGCTCAAGTATCTGTAAGAAATAGCAAACAAAGCCCTTGTATTGtacacttataaaaaaaaacaaagcccTTGTATTGTACAGAAATGTGAACACaaaaatcatcatcatcatgtaTCCCAACTACATTAATGAGCTAGTAGAAAAAGAGTTAAAGAAAGGAAGTGCAAGAACCTTGGTCTTATTTGGAAAAGCACTAGAAATGATAACTGAGAGCAAGATgaagaaaattgagaaataaaaagcatatatagcatgattCAGTTTCTGAAATTGATTGTCTGCATGTATCTctgtatttttatatatttaattgcaGCATGTAACAAGTAGGATTATTTTTAATGCATTAGCCAATTGTGTATCCTTTGCTATGAACAGGAAAGGATGCTAAGAGAAGAAAACGAGCTATTAGAGAGGGAGGTAAAACCATAGATAAAAAGAATAGGCCACAGTTTTGAACCATCTTGTTTAAAGCATTACTAGTGGCATGATAACAGAGAGAACTAAATCATTATTGGGGTTGATTGCTTGTTACAGATTGCAGCGATGAGGAATAGTGAAGGCAGAACTGAGGTGTTGATAGGGTTAAGTATGCATGAAAACAGTCCCTCGCCTCATCCTCCGCAACCAGCAACACTTAGTTTGCTTCCATAGCAGGTTAGAGATGGCATTGCATGTATGCTCAAAAGCTGCTTCACACATAAGCTGCAGTGACAAAGGGAGCTTCTGATACTTTACTGGTCACCTTTTGAACATTTGAGTGCATGAAATAGCCTACCATAGTGTACCATGTACCATTTAAAAAGATTGTTTCTAAGTGTGTCTCCATTGCTCTTGAGCTATTCATAATCTTGTGTGCTAGCTGGTTATTTATAAAGACAATAAAATATTGCGAAGATGCCATTTGTAGTTTCCTACATGATTACCTGATCACCCGACCTTTACCAAAGATGTTTGCAATGTAGTTTCTTACAGCTTGTAGTTAAGAAGAGCGACGGAGACGATCGAAGAAATTCAAGAAGGTGGTGGTAAAGGGTAGGGTTTGGAACATTGCAGATATCCATGTGGTACTCTTGGCAGCACCGCATCCGCATGCATATGCTTAAAGGGTGAGTTGCTGACTCTCCGATCACTCACTTCTAAGACACGTGCcaatgcatgcaatttccaattAGCGGTCTATCTAAACTAATTTTACTGGCGTTCGATATGAAAGGTCTTTAATTCAATGCGTTACGAAAGAAAGTGTTCATTTGTCAAACAAGTAGATGTACGTTTAAATTAATTGGCATGAATAAGTCTTTGGAAGGTAGGGTTTGAAAAGACATTTGTGAAATTTAAAGCAACTTACCACCAAATTAATTTCACAAGTTATCGTACCGAATTTTTAGGGGTTTCCCACGTCATTGCTTAACCTTCACGCTTTTTAAGTTCAGGACCAAACACACGTGCCAATAGTAAAGTTTTGACCTTTCCTCCTTGTATGAtgaatttctatttttattctttacttCTCTAGTGTTGAAAATTCTTCTTAAATACTACTTAACCAAATAGATGTATAGTTACGGCCACTGTGTGGGGTCCACAATTAAAATTCCTTTGATAAATTTTTGGTAAagtgtttttgaaaataaaaataataaaattgaagagtGTTCtcctaaaataaaagaaaataaaaaaattgttgcaattTACACTCCATGGTGGTGACCATTTGGCGGCAGCTATTACAGTGTTTGCACCAAATGGTCCTGGTGGCCTGCACAGCCTGCTGGACGGTTCGAGCGGCCATTGCTGGCCCATTGAACGTTCTTGGCAGTAGTTGAGGGGTCACTGGAAATACATGGAGACCCTTGCGAAGCTGCCTTTAACTTCATGGTGGTTGTCACTGGGTGCCGAAAGTTCTTTGCAACTACTGCGATGCCAcctgaaatttgtaaaaatcgTTGCAGGGCTGTCGAAAGTTTATGGCAGTCGACACAGGGCCATTGAAAGTTCTAGGGGGCTGTTGTGGGGCTATTAGGAGCTCATGGCAGCAACCGCGCGTAAAACCGTCTAACGTTCATGGAGGTCAATCTGGAGTTGCTGGAAGTCGGCTTGAGAAGTTTATGCcattgtaattattttttagaagagtTTTgcattttagttttttcaaagtaatttttatgaaaaatgttttgatttttttaaacgagtttttgatttgttttgaaaaggaTATTAGTggtaaaattacatttaaaaatTCGATTGGATAACTTATATTTAAGAAGAGTTTTAGTGTACATGAAACGGAGTACTTTTAAAAGAATCTGTAATTTTAAAGAAGGATTGGCTTTGTATATTTGTGCTTTTGTccgtcttttaaaaaaaagacgaataaattaataaacaactaaaaatataaattactatttaaaacataaaaagtagttttcaactttatattacacaacatttttttaaataaaaaatatttctcaaaacatattaacaaacatacTTGATCTATCGTCGGATAATTGACAACCCCAACCCATAGGTTGGCCGACCACCTAAGGGGTGGTCTAGTCACCCTCTTCacttactcttttttattttttatttttttttaaaaaaaaattataaggttgaTTTAACTTAATATAAGCTGTTAATTTAAATTAAGGATCTAAATTTTAGGAATTGAAAGCTCAAGAAAGTTTGGGATTATAGCTGTCCAAAGATTGTGAATAGAGTTAATTATAGACCAATCCATGCATCATCACTATTGTCACTTCCGAGACATCAAATATATTGATGAGCTTGAGCTATATATGAAGTATGAATGAAGCATCGATCGGTGCCTTGCTTTGAGCCATTGCTTCTGGTACTTCAAAGTAAAGAGAGATAGCACGCTTCATAAGCTTAGGATTTGGCTTAcgtaccaaaaataaaaataaaaataaaaattgtaatttttttaatggttcgTACCTTCCCTGTGGGACTATGGGTGTGATTTTTTACTTGTGTATTCCCCCCAAAATGGACGAAATAATCCACTTCTTTGTTCCTTCTCCCCCATtggcttaaaaaataaaaataaaaaaaatggtcgAGGtcagagaaaaagagaaatatataatagtcaatttatgatttctttttgtTCACACTCTTTACCACTTCCCCCATGCTttgagctgtttttttttttttttttttttttttttttcacatactTTGGGCTGTTTTATCAGTGAGATGGATGTGCAGTTGTACTATTCTTATGGGATGTTTGGGtgtattgtttttaaaaataaattttattggtattcgtaattttttaaatataaataagattttatttaactttttttaattttgtctcaaaaagTCAAACTatctaaacatttttttaattttaatttgtctcGAAATTTGCAAAGTGAATTATATAaactttttgttaaattttgtcaaaattattaaaatacctttcatttttttagggaaaaaaataataataaaaaggctATGATTTAGGTATCGAtaagaatttaatggaattcacaaaaaatacccatacctgaatgtttgaaaaaatttataatttgttttaaaaaaatgggtattttgaaaattttggtaggatttaacgaaaaattttatcggatggttgcaattaaaaataaaaaattaaattaaattaaaagatagataccataaattgacattttttaaaatttgagtacatttttttaaaaatgatgaaagatcaaaaattataaataaattttttcttaaattttttgtgAGATTAGTGATGAAGTTAGGTAGATGACTTATAACaatcatattatatataaatacaattaCCAAATtatttaaagagtaatgctacacatcatctctttgttctctttttgtccttccaaatttgatgtggctcgtaaaatcaccattgaatttatgatagatcattattgaattttgatccaatgatg contains the following coding sequences:
- the LOC133864381 gene encoding MADS-box protein FLOWERING LOCUS C-like, which codes for MGRKKVVLKRIEDKSSRQVTFSKRRNGLMKKARELSILCDVQVGLIVFSSRGKLYEFCSGNSLAKILERHWSRFKEETKASSGLSEIESYQPEYASQQSQVELLKLVQQELKGPNMEQLSVTDLAQLEKKLNAALMYTRTRKTQLMMESIISLHEKERMLREENELLEREIAAMRNSEGRTEVLIGLSMHENSPSPHPPQPATLSLLP